In Methylotenera sp. L2L1, the following proteins share a genomic window:
- a CDS encoding XRE family transcriptional regulator has product MEKPLIAGLLIIIVFLIITPCFIWINNRFNNYEEFDELEESALVILRIKKQLLHELLNWVKDNNLNAKQIQERLMVSPKRAADIIYQRIDQFTVDSLTNFVLRTGKTVTVTIRDK; this is encoded by the coding sequence TTGTATTTTTAATAATCACGCCGTGTTTTATTTGGATCAATAATCGCTTTAATAACTATGAAGAGTTCGATGAGCTAGAAGAGAGCGCTCTTGTAATACTGAGAATAAAAAAGCAGCTATTACATGAGTTACTTAATTGGGTAAAAGACAACAACTTGAATGCAAAGCAGATCCAGGAAAGGTTAATGGTGAGCCCTAAGAGAGCTGCAGATATCATTTACCAGAGAATCGATCAATTCACGGTTGACTCTCTAACCAACTTTGTTCTCAGAACTGGTAAGACTGTGACAGTTACAATACGGGACAAATAA